From the Homo sapiens chromosome 1, GRCh38.p14 Primary Assembly genome, one window contains:
- the S100A16 gene encoding protein S100-A16 isoform X1 — protein MSDCYTELEKAVIVLVENFYKYVSKYSLVKNKISKSSFREMLQKELNHMLSDTGNRKAADKLIQNLDANHDGRISFDEYWTLIGGITGPIAKLIHEQEQQSSS, from the exons ATGTCAGACTGCTACACGGAGCTGGAGAAGGCAGTCATTGTCCTGGTGGAAAACTTCTACAAATATGTGTCTAAGTACAGCCTGGTCAAGAACAAGATCAGCAAGAGCAGCTTCCGCGAGATGCTCCAGAAAGAGCTGAACCACATGCTGTCG GACACAGGGAACCGGAAGGCTGCGGATAAGCTCATCCAGAACCTGGATGCCAATCATGATGGGCGCATCAGCTTCGATGAGTACTGGACCTTGATAGGCGGCATCACCGGCCCCATCGCCAAACTCATCCATGAGCAGGAGCAGCAGAGCAGCAGCTAG
- the S100A13 gene encoding protein S100-A13 isoform X2, translated as MAAEPLTELEESIETVVTTFFTFARQEGRKDSLSVNEFKELVTQQLPHLLKDVGSLDEKMKSLDVNQDSELKFNEYWRLIGELAKEIRKKKDLKIRKK; from the exons ATGGCAGCAGAACCACTGACAGAGCTAGAGGAGTCCATTGAGACCGTGGTCACCACCTTCTTCACCTTTGCAAGGCAGGAGGGCCGGAAGGATAGCCTCAGCGTCAACGAGTTCAAAGAGCTGGTTACCCAGCAGTTGCCCCATCTGCTCAAG GATGTGGGCTCTCTTGATGAGAAGATGAAGAGCTTGGATGTGAATCAGGACTCGGAGCTCAAGTTCAATGAGTACTGGAGATTGATTGGGGAGCTGGCCAAGGAAATCAGGAAGAAGAAAGACCTGAAGATCAGGAAGAAGTAA
- the S100A14 gene encoding protein S100-A14 isoform X1 codes for MGQCRSANAEDAQEFSDVERAIETLIKNFHQYSVEGGKETLTPSELRDLVTQQLPHLMPSNCGLEEKIANLGSCNDSKLEFRSFWELIGEAAKSVKLERPVRGH; via the exons ATGGGACAGTGTCGGTCAGCCAACGCAGAG GATGCTCAGGAATTCAGTGATGTGGAGAGGGCCATTGAGACCCTCATCAAGAACTTTCACCAGTACTCcgtggagggtgggaaggagacGCTGACCCCTTCTGAGCTACGGGACCTGGTCACCCAGCAGCTGCCCCATCTCATGCCG AGCAACTGTGGCCTGGAAGAGAAAATTGCCAACCTGGGCAGCTGCAATGACTCTAAACTGGAGTTCAGGAGTTTCTGGGAGCTGATTGGAGAAGCGGCCAAGAGTGTGAAGCTGGAGAGGCCTGTCCGGGGGCACTGA